In Deltaproteobacteria bacterium, a single window of DNA contains:
- a CDS encoding GAF domain-containing protein, producing the protein MGSPADEATSVNGACDGDHTELQPGVTMPLLSSADFALVSDAASRALGPAEPARLLAGVVQGAARLCGARLASVAMLTEGREELELKSVFGTGGLIAEKRLPVGQSLNGTVTTTERSFRSPDFWGEQRPVVREIARRNKTRGVLIVPLATREAVVGTLAVAARAPWEFSCRDEAVLEEFARNVASPIENACLRQQ; encoded by the coding sequence ATGGGCTCGCCGGCGGATGAGGCAACCAGCGTCAACGGCGCGTGCGATGGCGACCATACTGAACTCCAGCCCGGCGTGACGATGCCGCTGCTCTCCAGCGCCGACTTCGCCCTGGTGAGCGACGCGGCCTCGCGCGCGCTCGGGCCCGCAGAGCCCGCCAGGCTCCTCGCCGGCGTGGTGCAGGGCGCGGCGCGTCTCTGCGGCGCCCGACTCGCGTCGGTCGCCATGCTGACCGAGGGCCGTGAGGAGCTCGAGCTGAAGAGCGTCTTCGGGACGGGCGGCCTGATCGCCGAGAAGCGGCTGCCCGTGGGCCAGAGCCTCAACGGGACGGTCACCACGACGGAGCGCAGCTTCCGCAGCCCCGACTTCTGGGGTGAGCAACGCCCCGTCGTGCGTGAGATCGCTCGGCGAAACAAGACCCGCGGCGTCCTGATCGTTCCGCTCGCCACGCGAGAGGCGGTCGTCGGGACGCTCGCCGTGGCGGCAAGGGCGCCCTGGGAGTTCAGCTGCCGGGACGAGGCGGTCCTGGAGGAGTTCGCCCGCAACGTCGCCTCCCCGATCGAGAATGCCTGCCTGCGCCAGCAGTGA
- a CDS encoding DUF2029 domain-containing protein: MAAVACLRLYYCACLPVNTGDVLRHLAWGCVVNESGYAAADRSLADNRPAAAWVAWSDLPFNYPIGLLFFDQLIARAWGSIFFMKLVLTLLEGLSALLVYRHTREKWLAFMYWASPISIWWCSHEGQIEPLQNVLAIAAVSMLERRLFWAGLLLALAVQIKLTAVFFLPLFLRVRMGRTKFIECAAGGLVGTLPTVFACMSYSALTNLSNLPLRLNPYYFNPFEHSLFLGSSVWLTLVDQLATYGALIALSARMIHDKNLMRYVPAVSFFVALKFAHHAQPWYMLLATSFFLALDDRRLRFWLFLLAPLLDVWSLLQMIVGPFGYTIGGYYDGLTVGGDMCKAL; this comes from the coding sequence GTGGCGGCCGTCGCCTGCCTCCGGCTCTACTATTGCGCCTGTCTCCCGGTAAACACGGGGGATGTCCTGCGGCATCTCGCCTGGGGTTGCGTCGTCAACGAATCGGGCTATGCGGCGGCGGACAGGTCGCTAGCGGACAACCGTCCCGCAGCGGCGTGGGTGGCCTGGAGCGACCTGCCTTTCAACTATCCCATCGGCTTGCTGTTCTTCGATCAACTCATCGCGCGCGCCTGGGGCAGCATCTTCTTCATGAAACTCGTCTTGACACTTCTGGAGGGGCTCAGCGCTCTCCTCGTCTACCGACACACACGCGAGAAGTGGCTCGCCTTCATGTACTGGGCGTCCCCGATCTCGATCTGGTGGTGCTCCCATGAAGGGCAGATCGAGCCGCTGCAGAACGTGTTGGCCATCGCTGCCGTGTCGATGCTGGAGCGCCGACTCTTCTGGGCGGGCCTGCTCCTGGCCTTGGCCGTCCAGATCAAGTTGACGGCGGTGTTCTTTCTGCCGCTGTTCTTGCGTGTTCGGATGGGCCGAACGAAGTTCATCGAATGCGCGGCGGGCGGACTGGTCGGCACCTTGCCCACGGTCTTCGCGTGCATGTCGTACTCGGCGCTGACGAACCTTTCCAACCTCCCGCTGCGGCTGAATCCATATTATTTCAACCCGTTCGAGCACAGCCTGTTCTTGGGAAGTTCTGTCTGGCTGACGCTCGTGGACCAGCTGGCGACCTATGGTGCGTTGATCGCGTTGAGCGCCCGGATGATTCACGACAAGAACTTGATGCGCTACGTTCCTGCCGTGTCCTTCTTCGTAGCCCTGAAGTTCGCGCACCACGCGCAGCCCTGGTACATGCTGCTGGCGACATCGTTCTTCCTGGCCCTCGATGACCGGAGGCTACGCTTCTGGCTCTTTCTTCTCGCGCCGTTGCTCGATGTCTGGTCGCTGCTGCAAATGATCGTGGGCCCGTTCGGATACACGATCGGCGGCTACTACGACGGGCTGACGGTGGGTGGGGACATGTGCAAGGCGCTGTGA
- a CDS encoding amidase, with protein sequence MSDDLALLDATAQAELVRQRKVSPRELVDVAIARIERLNPKLNAVVTQRFEKARAEAAAPDLPAGPFRGVPFLLKDLICHSAGDPYHAGMRLLRELGWIERYDTHLAARFRAAGFVFLGRTNVPELGPAPTTEPVAYGPTRNPWDTSRSPGGSSGGSAAAVAAGLVPVAHANDGGGSIRIPSSECGLVGLKPSRGRTSLGPDAGEGWGGLSIEHVVARSVRDTAAVLDAVAGYVPGDPYTAPPPARPFRDEVGTPAGRLRVGLLVKAPAGQAAVHPECATAARETARLLESLGHRVEESYPAALGDTEVGRATVTVIAAATARDLAYWSERTGRRIGPGDVEPMTWAIAEMGRSVRASDYIRAIDYLHAHTRLVGAWWAEGFDILLTPTLAEPPPRLGEFDPAPDDPLRGFTRSAAFVVFTMPFNVTGQPAVSLPLHWSADGLPIGVQLGAAYGREDLLIRVAAQLESARPWSGRRPPVHA encoded by the coding sequence ATGAGCGACGACCTGGCCCTCCTCGATGCCACGGCGCAGGCCGAGCTGGTGCGGCAGCGCAAGGTGAGCCCGCGCGAGCTGGTCGACGTGGCCATCGCGCGCATCGAGCGCCTGAACCCGAAGCTGAATGCCGTCGTCACGCAGCGCTTCGAGAAGGCACGCGCCGAAGCGGCCGCACCGGACCTGCCCGCTGGGCCGTTCCGAGGCGTGCCCTTCCTGCTGAAGGACCTAATCTGCCACTCGGCGGGCGATCCGTACCATGCGGGCATGCGGTTGCTGCGCGAGCTCGGCTGGATCGAGCGCTACGACACCCATCTCGCGGCCCGCTTCCGGGCGGCCGGGTTCGTCTTCCTCGGGCGGACGAACGTGCCCGAGCTGGGTCCTGCGCCCACGACCGAGCCCGTCGCCTACGGCCCGACGCGCAACCCGTGGGACACGAGCCGCTCCCCGGGCGGCTCGAGCGGCGGCTCGGCGGCGGCGGTCGCCGCCGGGTTGGTGCCGGTCGCACACGCCAACGACGGCGGCGGCTCGATCCGTATCCCGTCGAGCGAGTGCGGGCTGGTGGGCTTGAAGCCGTCCCGCGGGCGGACGTCCCTCGGCCCCGACGCGGGCGAGGGCTGGGGCGGGCTCTCGATCGAGCACGTGGTGGCGCGCTCGGTACGCGACACGGCCGCCGTGCTCGACGCGGTCGCGGGCTACGTGCCCGGCGACCCGTACACCGCGCCGCCCCCGGCCCGCCCGTTCCGCGACGAGGTCGGCACGCCCGCGGGCCGCCTCCGCGTCGGGCTCCTCGTGAAGGCGCCCGCGGGGCAGGCGGCGGTCCATCCCGAGTGCGCGACCGCGGCGCGCGAGACGGCGCGGCTGCTCGAGTCGCTCGGGCATCGCGTCGAGGAGTCGTATCCCGCGGCGCTCGGGGACACCGAGGTCGGGCGCGCCACCGTCACTGTGATCGCCGCCGCCACCGCACGCGACCTCGCCTACTGGAGCGAGCGCACGGGGCGGCGGATCGGTCCGGGTGACGTCGAGCCCATGACGTGGGCGATCGCCGAGATGGGCCGCAGCGTGAGAGCCAGCGACTACATCCGCGCGATCGACTACCTCCATGCGCACACGCGGCTCGTCGGGGCGTGGTGGGCCGAGGGCTTCGACATCCTGCTCACCCCGACGCTCGCCGAGCCGCCGCCCCGCCTGGGCGAGTTCGACCCGGCGCCCGATGACCCCCTGCGCGGCTTCACGCGCAGCGCCGCCTTCGTCGTCTTCACCATGCCCTTCAACGTCACCGGGCAGCCGGCCGTCTCGCTCCCGCTCCACTGGAGCGCCGACGGGCTCCCGATCGGGGTCCAGCTGGGCGCCGCCTACGGGCGCGAGGACCTGCTCATCCGCGTCGCGGCCCAGCTCGAGAGCGCGCGGCCGTGGAGCGGCCGCCGCCCGCCCGTGCACGCGTGA
- a CDS encoding type II toxin-antitoxin system prevent-host-death family antitoxin encodes MGQVGVRALRQHASAVLRRVAAGERVEVTDRGRPVALIVSLRGHDPLRQLAAEGRLVRARGDLFALGQPLRVRAGKRPASTRLGRAREHER; translated from the coding sequence ATGGGGCAGGTCGGTGTCCGAGCGCTCCGGCAGCACGCGAGCGCGGTGCTGCGTCGCGTCGCTGCCGGAGAGCGGGTCGAGGTGACCGACCGGGGACGTCCGGTGGCGCTGATCGTGTCGCTCCGGGGGCACGATCCCCTCCGGCAGCTCGCCGCCGAAGGCCGGCTGGTCCGGGCGCGCGGCGATCTTTTCGCCTTGGGCCAGCCCCTGCGCGTCCGAGCGGGCAAGAGGCCCGCCTCAACGCGCCTCGGGCGAGCCCGGGAGCACGAGCGCTGA
- a CDS encoding type II toxin-antitoxin system VapC family toxin has product MAARARGVLYLDSSALVKTVVAAPESAALRRLLRRHRLRVSCGLARTEVVRAVRHLGPRATARARQVLQRVDLVRFDDALLDAAGALDRSVLRSLDAIHLAAALTVAAQLEAVVTYDARMAAAARRLGLRVAAPA; this is encoded by the coding sequence ATGGCGGCCCGTGCCCGCGGCGTCCTCTACCTCGACTCGTCGGCGCTCGTGAAGACCGTGGTGGCGGCGCCGGAGTCCGCTGCGCTTCGACGGCTGCTGCGGCGCCATCGCCTGCGCGTCTCCTGCGGGCTCGCGCGCACGGAAGTGGTCCGGGCCGTTCGACACCTCGGGCCCAGGGCGACGGCGCGTGCCCGCCAGGTCCTGCAGCGGGTCGATCTCGTGCGGTTCGACGACGCGCTGCTCGACGCCGCCGGGGCGCTCGACCGGAGCGTGCTGCGTTCGCTCGACGCGATCCACCTCGCAGCGGCGCTTACGGTGGCCGCGCAGCTCGAAGCGGTGGTCACGTACGACGCGCGGATGGCGGCCGCCGCGCGGCGGCTCGGTCTCAGAGTGGCCGCGCCCGCGTAG
- a CDS encoding sensor histidine kinase — translation MSALVELLRRRLAPVPSLADLVAGLARSVTVGIDRTRAHEAREPGLPLVSRLRVATFFALACGVVFLPVEGSGVAAEASFALLLLYGWHAILTSFVLIASFTARGERNADRLALVLVVGHAVNLHVYVYVWPGYPGLAAGILACSLMGNSVLFGWSTRRALVLAVAFSLAFLLLGMKIAPYDVQRPDFAVASIVLLVGATTAVGSTHLLALLRASLAERERELSELSARLMSVQEEERQRLARELHDEFGQSLTAVNANLWLIERQAPEDAEALRRRAAETRRLVARTLAAMRSLSQLFRPSVLDALGLMPSLDTLLGAFGERHEIATSLAGDGLPARLPAEIETALYRITQEALTNVARHARAGRVRVGLTAMGGEVRLEIEDDGVGLVARDGAKAPGGTGLVGIRERVRALGGKLVLHGERGVRLEVRVPLPAGR, via the coding sequence ATGTCCGCGCTGGTGGAGCTGCTCCGGCGACGGCTGGCACCCGTCCCCAGCCTGGCCGACCTCGTCGCCGGCCTCGCGCGCTCGGTCACGGTCGGCATCGACCGGACGCGAGCCCACGAGGCCCGGGAGCCCGGCCTCCCGCTCGTGTCGCGCCTTCGCGTCGCGACCTTCTTCGCGCTCGCGTGCGGCGTCGTCTTTCTCCCCGTCGAGGGCAGCGGCGTGGCGGCCGAGGCCTCCTTTGCGCTCCTCCTCCTCTACGGCTGGCACGCGATCCTCACCAGCTTCGTCCTCATCGCGAGCTTCACGGCGCGCGGCGAGCGGAACGCGGATCGCCTCGCCCTCGTGCTGGTCGTCGGCCATGCCGTCAACCTGCACGTGTACGTCTACGTCTGGCCCGGCTATCCCGGGCTCGCGGCCGGCATCCTCGCCTGCTCGCTGATGGGGAACAGCGTCCTCTTCGGCTGGAGCACGAGGCGAGCGCTCGTCCTCGCGGTCGCCTTCTCGCTCGCGTTCCTCCTCCTCGGGATGAAGATCGCCCCGTACGACGTCCAGCGCCCGGACTTCGCGGTGGCGTCGATCGTGCTCCTGGTGGGCGCCACGACCGCCGTCGGCAGCACGCATCTTCTGGCGCTCCTGCGCGCGAGCCTCGCCGAGCGGGAGCGCGAGCTGAGCGAGCTCTCGGCCCGCCTCATGTCGGTCCAGGAGGAGGAGCGCCAGCGCCTGGCGCGCGAGCTCCACGACGAGTTCGGGCAGTCGCTGACCGCGGTGAACGCCAACCTCTGGCTGATCGAGCGGCAGGCGCCCGAGGACGCGGAGGCGCTCCGGCGCCGCGCCGCCGAGACCCGGCGGCTCGTGGCGCGCACGCTCGCCGCCATGCGCTCCCTCTCGCAGCTCTTCCGCCCCTCGGTGCTGGACGCCCTCGGCCTCATGCCGTCGCTCGACACGCTGCTCGGCGCGTTCGGCGAGCGCCACGAGATCGCGACCAGCCTGGCGGGCGACGGCCTCCCGGCGCGCCTGCCCGCCGAGATCGAGACCGCCCTCTACCGCATCACGCAGGAGGCGCTCACCAACGTCGCGCGCCACGCGCGCGCCGGCCGCGTCCGCGTCGGCCTCACGGCGATGGGCGGCGAGGTCCGCCTGGAGATCGAGGACGACGGCGTCGGCCTGGTAGCCCGCGACGGCGCGAAGGCGCCCGGCGGCACGGGCCTCGTCGGCATCCGCGAGCGCGTGCGCGCGCTCGGCGGGAAGCTCGTGCTCCACGGCGAGCGGGGCGTGCGGCTCGAGGTGCGGGTGCCGCTGCCGGCCGGCCGGTGA
- a CDS encoding succinate dehydrogenase/fumarate reductase iron-sulfur subunit — protein MDAVLRIFRGDREAGGFENYTVPQDEGMVVLDAVHYVQAHLASDLACRWNCKAGKCGSCSAEVNGKPRLMCMTRMDQFPPGEPITIAPMKAFPVIKDLVSDVSWNYEVNKRIAPFQPQPPEADGTWRMQQQDIDRVQEFRKCIECFLCQDVCHVLRDHERTDAFAGPRFLVRLASLEMHPLDTASRSRYLKDEAGIGYCNITKCCTEVCPESIHITDNAIIPLKERVVDDFYDPVRRIWRWITGRGAPA, from the coding sequence ATGGACGCCGTGCTCCGCATCTTCCGGGGCGACCGCGAGGCGGGCGGCTTCGAGAACTACACGGTGCCGCAGGACGAAGGCATGGTCGTCCTCGACGCCGTGCACTACGTGCAGGCCCACCTGGCGAGCGACCTCGCCTGCCGCTGGAACTGCAAGGCGGGGAAGTGCGGGTCGTGCAGCGCCGAGGTGAACGGCAAGCCGCGCCTCATGTGCATGACGCGGATGGACCAGTTCCCCCCGGGCGAGCCGATCACGATCGCGCCCATGAAGGCCTTCCCGGTGATCAAGGACCTGGTCAGCGACGTCTCCTGGAACTACGAGGTGAACAAGCGCATCGCGCCCTTTCAGCCGCAGCCGCCGGAGGCGGACGGCACCTGGCGCATGCAGCAGCAGGACATCGACCGCGTGCAGGAGTTCCGCAAGTGCATCGAGTGCTTCCTCTGCCAGGACGTGTGCCACGTGCTGCGCGACCACGAGCGGACGGACGCCTTCGCCGGCCCGCGCTTCCTGGTGCGCCTGGCGAGCCTCGAGATGCACCCGCTCGACACCGCCTCGCGCAGCCGCTACCTCAAGGACGAGGCCGGGATCGGCTACTGCAACATCACCAAGTGCTGCACCGAGGTCTGCCCCGAGTCCATCCACATCACCGACAACGCCATCATCCCCTTGAAGGAGCGCGTGGTGGACGACTTCTACGACCCGGTCCGGCGCATCTGGCGCTGGATCACGGGGCGCGGGGCGCCCGCGTGA
- a CDS encoding fumarate reductase/succinate dehydrogenase flavoprotein subunit: protein MERYESHSYDVVVVGAGGAGLRAAIEAAAAGCSVGLVCKSLLGKAHTVMAEGGVAAALATTDPRDSWKVHFRDTMRGGKLLNDWRMAKLHAQEAPARVNELEAWGALFDRTPDGRILQRNFGGHQYPRLAHVGDRTGLEMIRTLQDKTVRSPGVDVYMETTVAKLLKDGDHIAGALAYRRDTGRFIVFRSKAVVLATGGIGRAYRVNSNSWEYTGDGHALAYAAGADLVGMEFVQFHPTGMVWPLSVRGILITEGVRGEGGVLKNARGERFMFRYIPEMFRKDFADSEEEADRWVAEVIAGRKAEARRPPELLTRDVVARAITQEVREGRGSPHGGAFLDIASKRKPEEIRKKLPSMWQQFHELADVDITRQPMEVYPTTHYVMGGVLVDPETQQATVPGLFAAGEVGGGLHGANRLGGNSLSDLLVFGRRAGAGAAGYAKAFAGEPRVETAQVEGAVAELLAPFERTGGGENPYAVQEALQDMMGTYVGIARKEDDLRTALAELEKLRARLGRVVVDGNRQYNPGWNTAIDLGNLLAVSEAVTRAALERRESRGAHTRVEYPDSDTHFGTVNVIVRRQGKRMTVAQEPIPPLPEELRHVVEGEV, encoded by the coding sequence ATGGAGCGCTACGAGAGCCACAGCTACGACGTGGTGGTGGTGGGCGCGGGGGGCGCGGGGCTCCGCGCCGCGATCGAGGCGGCCGCCGCAGGCTGCTCGGTCGGCCTCGTCTGCAAGTCGCTCCTCGGGAAGGCGCACACCGTGATGGCCGAGGGCGGGGTGGCCGCCGCGCTCGCCACCACCGACCCGCGCGACAGCTGGAAGGTCCACTTCCGCGACACCATGCGCGGCGGGAAGCTGCTCAACGACTGGCGCATGGCGAAGCTCCACGCCCAGGAGGCGCCCGCGCGCGTCAACGAGCTCGAGGCCTGGGGCGCCCTCTTCGACCGCACGCCCGACGGCCGCATCCTGCAACGGAACTTCGGCGGCCACCAGTACCCGCGCCTCGCCCACGTCGGCGACCGCACCGGCCTCGAGATGATCCGCACCCTCCAGGACAAGACCGTCCGCTCGCCCGGCGTGGACGTCTACATGGAGACCACGGTCGCCAAGCTGCTGAAGGACGGAGACCACATCGCCGGCGCGCTCGCCTACCGGCGCGACACGGGGCGCTTCATCGTCTTCCGCTCGAAGGCCGTCGTGCTCGCCACCGGCGGCATCGGCCGCGCCTACCGGGTCAACAGCAACTCCTGGGAGTACACCGGCGACGGCCACGCCCTCGCCTACGCGGCGGGCGCAGATCTGGTGGGCATGGAGTTCGTCCAGTTCCATCCGACCGGCATGGTCTGGCCGCTCAGCGTGCGCGGCATCCTGATCACCGAGGGCGTGCGCGGCGAGGGCGGCGTCCTCAAGAACGCCAGGGGCGAGCGCTTCATGTTCCGCTACATCCCCGAGATGTTCCGGAAGGACTTCGCCGACAGCGAGGAGGAGGCCGATCGCTGGGTCGCGGAGGTGATCGCCGGCCGCAAGGCCGAGGCGCGCCGGCCGCCCGAGCTGCTCACGCGCGACGTGGTGGCGCGCGCCATCACGCAGGAGGTGCGCGAGGGGCGCGGCAGCCCCCACGGCGGCGCCTTCCTCGACATCGCCTCGAAGCGGAAGCCCGAGGAGATCCGGAAGAAGCTCCCCTCCATGTGGCAGCAGTTCCACGAGCTGGCCGACGTCGACATCACCCGCCAGCCGATGGAGGTCTACCCGACCACGCACTACGTGATGGGAGGCGTGCTCGTCGACCCGGAGACGCAGCAGGCCACCGTCCCGGGCCTCTTCGCCGCGGGCGAGGTCGGCGGGGGCCTGCACGGCGCGAACCGCCTGGGCGGCAACTCGCTCTCCGACCTCCTCGTCTTCGGCCGGCGCGCGGGCGCCGGGGCGGCCGGGTACGCCAAGGCGTTCGCGGGCGAGCCGCGTGTCGAGACGGCGCAGGTGGAGGGGGCGGTGGCCGAGCTGCTCGCCCCCTTCGAGCGCACGGGCGGCGGCGAGAACCCCTACGCCGTGCAGGAGGCCCTGCAGGACATGATGGGCACCTACGTCGGCATCGCGCGCAAGGAGGACGATCTCCGCACCGCGCTCGCCGAGCTCGAGAAGCTGCGCGCTCGCCTCGGCCGGGTCGTGGTGGACGGCAACCGCCAGTACAACCCCGGCTGGAACACGGCCATCGACCTCGGGAACCTCCTCGCCGTCAGCGAGGCGGTGACGCGCGCCGCGCTCGAGCGGCGCGAGAGCCGGGGCGCGCACACGCGGGTCGAGTACCCCGACTCGGACACGCACTTCGGCACGGTGAACGTGATCGTGCGCCGCCAGGGTAAGCGGATGACGGTCGCGCAGGAGCCCATCCCGCCCCTGCCCGAGGAGCTCAGGCACGTGGTCGAGGGCGAGGTCTGA
- a CDS encoding succinate dehydrogenase, giving the protein MAVAMESARPTGFAATERPDAWWVAPLVQGLLLAALICYANWAAIQGDNYDVPHAGGGRYLSPFYSPLITPSWFPYSPALLILLPPILFRATCYYYRKAYYRSYFLDPPACAVGDLRGHGYRGETAFPLVLQNLHRYAFYITFVYLFFLWRDVFEAARFGSGFGIGVGTLVLLVNTSALTLYSFSCHSARHLVGGKLDCFSCSAAARARHSVWRGASALNEHHMAFAWVSFVAVCAADLYVRLLAAGVITDLRLL; this is encoded by the coding sequence ATGGCTGTCGCGATGGAGTCGGCCCGACCGACGGGCTTCGCCGCCACGGAGCGGCCCGATGCGTGGTGGGTGGCGCCGCTCGTGCAGGGCCTGCTCCTCGCCGCCCTCATCTGTTACGCCAACTGGGCCGCCATCCAGGGCGACAACTACGACGTCCCCCATGCGGGCGGCGGCAGGTACCTCTCGCCCTTCTACTCGCCGCTCATCACGCCCTCGTGGTTCCCGTACTCGCCGGCGCTCCTGATCCTCCTCCCGCCCATCCTCTTCCGCGCCACCTGCTACTACTACCGCAAGGCCTACTACCGCTCGTACTTCCTGGATCCCCCGGCGTGCGCGGTGGGTGACCTGCGCGGCCACGGCTACCGGGGTGAGACCGCCTTCCCCCTCGTCCTCCAGAACCTCCACCGCTACGCCTTCTACATCACGTTCGTCTACCTCTTCTTCCTCTGGCGGGACGTGTTCGAGGCGGCGCGGTTCGGGAGCGGCTTCGGCATCGGGGTCGGCACGCTCGTGCTCCTCGTCAACACCTCCGCGCTCACGCTCTACAGCTTCTCGTGCCACTCGGCGCGCCACCTGGTGGGCGGGAAGCTCGACTGCTTCTCGTGCAGCGCCGCGGCGCGTGCCCGTCACTCGGTGTGGCGGGGGGCGAGCGCGCTCAACGAGCACCACATGGCGTTCGCCTGGGTGAGCTTCGTCGCCGTCTGCGCGGCCGACCTCTACGTGCGCCTGCTCGCCGCGGGCGTCATCACCGACCTGCGGCTTCTCTGA
- a CDS encoding long-chain-fatty-acid--CoA ligase, with protein MDVNRTELSPLLFLERAARVYAARTAAVYGRRRFTYAELGVRVRRLATALRRAGLRDGDRVAFLAPNVPALLEAHFGVALAGGVLVAINTRLNADEIGYILDHSGARLLFADAELAPPLVSTRGARPALERIVTIADPEFAPGPGRALDGPEYEAFVDVEPDPSLAFRVADEDRAYSINYTSGTTGRPKGVIYTHRGAYLNALAEIIGQRLDAATIFLWTLPLFHCNGWCFPWGVTGAGGRHLLLRKVDPPLVWRLVREEGVTHFNGAPTVLIMLVNDPSAPAGRLPHPLRIATGGAPPSPTLLAQWERIGAEISHIYGLTETYGPHTVCDWHPEWSAHDPEMRARLRARQGVANLIAGELRVVDPEMRDVPADGETLGEVVMRGNNVMAGYFDDPAATTEALRGGWFHSGDVAVMHPDGYIELRDRKKDIIISGGENISTIEVEQAIARHPDVLEVAVIAVPDERWGEVPKAFVVPKEGRTPTEADIMAHCRAALAHFKCPKAVAFGPLPKTSTGKVQKYVLREQEWAGHEKRIH; from the coding sequence ATGGACGTGAACCGGACCGAGTTGAGCCCGCTCCTCTTCCTCGAGCGGGCGGCGCGCGTCTACGCCGCCCGCACCGCCGCCGTCTACGGCCGGCGGCGCTTCACCTACGCGGAGCTCGGCGTCCGCGTGCGGCGGCTCGCCACCGCGCTCCGTCGCGCGGGGCTCCGCGACGGCGACCGGGTCGCCTTCCTCGCCCCCAACGTGCCGGCTCTCCTCGAGGCGCACTTCGGCGTCGCGCTCGCGGGCGGCGTGCTGGTCGCGATCAACACCCGCCTCAACGCCGACGAGATCGGCTACATCCTCGACCACTCGGGCGCCCGGCTCCTGTTCGCCGACGCCGAGCTGGCGCCGCCGCTGGTATCCACGCGCGGCGCGCGCCCCGCCCTCGAGCGCATCGTCACCATCGCCGACCCGGAGTTCGCGCCGGGTCCCGGGCGCGCCCTCGACGGCCCCGAGTACGAGGCCTTCGTCGACGTCGAGCCCGACCCCTCGCTCGCCTTCCGGGTGGCCGACGAGGACCGCGCCTACTCCATCAACTACACCTCGGGCACCACCGGCCGGCCGAAGGGTGTCATTTACACGCACCGCGGCGCCTACCTGAACGCGCTCGCCGAGATCATCGGGCAGCGCCTCGACGCCGCGACGATCTTCCTGTGGACGCTGCCCCTCTTCCACTGCAACGGCTGGTGCTTCCCGTGGGGCGTGACCGGCGCTGGCGGCCGGCACCTCCTCCTGCGCAAGGTCGATCCGCCGCTGGTGTGGCGCCTGGTGCGCGAGGAGGGCGTCACGCACTTCAACGGCGCGCCGACCGTGCTCATCATGCTCGTCAACGATCCCTCGGCGCCCGCGGGCCGCCTGCCGCACCCGCTCCGCATCGCCACCGGCGGCGCGCCGCCGTCGCCCACGCTCCTCGCGCAGTGGGAGCGGATCGGGGCCGAGATCAGCCACATCTACGGCCTCACCGAAACCTACGGACCGCACACCGTGTGCGACTGGCACCCGGAGTGGAGCGCGCACGACCCCGAGATGCGCGCGCGCCTGCGGGCCCGGCAGGGGGTGGCCAACCTGATCGCCGGCGAGCTCCGCGTCGTCGACCCCGAGATGCGCGACGTGCCCGCCGACGGCGAGACCCTGGGCGAGGTGGTCATGCGCGGCAACAACGTCATGGCCGGCTACTTCGACGATCCGGCCGCCACCACCGAAGCCCTTCGCGGCGGCTGGTTCCACTCCGGCGACGTGGCGGTCATGCACCCCGACGGCTACATCGAGCTGCGCGACCGCAAGAAGGACATCATCATCTCGGGCGGCGAAAACATCTCGACCATCGAGGTCGAGCAGGCGATCGCGCGCCACCCCGACGTGCTCGAGGTGGCGGTGATCGCCGTGCCGGACGAGCGCTGGGGCGAGGTCCCGAAGGCGTTCGTGGTGCCCAAGGAGGGGCGGACGCCGACCGAGGCCGACATCATGGCGCACTGCCGGGCGGCGCTGGCGCACTTCAAATGCCCGAAGGCGGTGGCCTTCGGCCCGCTCCCGAAGACCTCGACCGGGAAGGTCCAGAAGTACGTCCTGCGCGAGCAGGAGTGGGCCGGACACGAGAAGCGCATCCACTGA